The following are encoded in a window of Aromatoleum petrolei genomic DNA:
- a CDS encoding lysophospholipid acyltransferase family protein, which produces MLTVLTVYPLTEKSTHRQLRGRWSQHLLAILGIELRTRGVAVQPSCMLVANHISWLDIFVINAIAPSAFVSKAEVRAWPLIGWLAAKNETVFLRRGSRGHAKIVNAEIGALLDAGRNVALFPEGTTTDGSHVLHFHAALLQPAIESGHAIQPMAISYHHPDGSPSRAAAYDGDLTLGQCIANIIATQGLVAGLHVGASLDSQGVHRRELANAAREAIMGATGIAEGKPEQAGADEGSGLEQPATIT; this is translated from the coding sequence TTGCTGACGGTCCTGACGGTCTATCCGCTGACCGAGAAGTCCACACACCGCCAGCTGCGCGGGCGCTGGTCGCAACACCTGCTTGCCATCCTCGGCATCGAACTGCGAACGAGGGGTGTAGCGGTGCAGCCTAGCTGCATGCTCGTCGCCAACCACATCTCGTGGCTCGACATCTTCGTCATCAACGCAATCGCGCCGTCCGCCTTCGTCTCCAAAGCCGAGGTACGCGCCTGGCCGCTCATAGGCTGGCTCGCCGCGAAGAACGAGACCGTGTTCCTGCGACGCGGCAGCCGCGGCCACGCAAAGATCGTCAACGCCGAGATCGGCGCCCTGCTCGACGCAGGACGCAACGTCGCACTGTTTCCCGAAGGCACGACCACCGACGGCAGCCATGTCCTGCACTTCCACGCTGCCCTGCTGCAGCCGGCGATCGAATCGGGCCACGCTATCCAGCCGATGGCGATCTCGTATCACCACCCGGACGGCTCTCCGTCCCGCGCTGCCGCCTACGACGGCGATCTCACTCTGGGACAGTGCATCGCGAACATCATCGCCACGCAAGGACTCGTCGCCGGACTGCACGTGGGAGCGTCGCTCGACAGCCAGGGCGTCCACCGTCGCGAACTCGCGAACGCCGCGCGCGAGGCGATCATGGGGGCCACCGGCATCGCTGAGGGTAAGCCCGAACAAGCGGGGGCTGACGAAGGCTCGGGGCTCGAGCAGCCAGCCACGATCACCTGA
- a CDS encoding symmetrical bis(5'-nucleosyl)-tetraphosphatase: MAIYAVGDIQGCYSVLQRLLERIAFDPAVDRLWVVGDMVNRGPESVQTLRFLRELGDAATVVLGNHDLYLLMVGAGHKRLDDDDTLFQVLEAPDRDELLAWVASRPLAHVEGEFAMVHAGMLPGWTISRALQLAVEVGEVLAGPAANDLLLHLGGNEPETWSDEFVGWDRYRVIVNALTRMRFCTADGRMALQAKGPPMKAPIGTMPWFQVPGRRSTTHTIVCGHWSALGFYRTPGLIALDSGCVWGGKLTAVRLEDGAVFQVQA; the protein is encoded by the coding sequence ATGGCGATTTACGCGGTAGGTGACATTCAGGGGTGTTACTCGGTGCTTCAGCGCCTGCTGGAGCGGATTGCATTCGACCCTGCTGTCGATCGCCTGTGGGTGGTCGGCGATATGGTGAACCGTGGACCGGAGTCGGTGCAGACGCTGCGCTTCCTGCGCGAACTGGGCGACGCTGCCACGGTCGTGCTGGGCAATCACGATCTTTACCTGCTGATGGTCGGTGCGGGCCACAAGCGGCTCGATGACGACGACACCTTGTTCCAGGTGCTGGAGGCACCCGATCGCGACGAACTGCTGGCGTGGGTGGCGAGCCGCCCCTTGGCGCATGTCGAGGGCGAGTTCGCAATGGTGCATGCGGGCATGCTCCCCGGCTGGACGATTTCGCGGGCGCTGCAGCTCGCGGTCGAAGTGGGCGAGGTGCTGGCGGGGCCGGCGGCGAACGATCTGCTGCTGCACCTGGGTGGCAACGAGCCAGAAACCTGGTCGGACGAATTCGTGGGCTGGGATCGCTATCGGGTGATCGTGAATGCGCTGACACGGATGCGTTTCTGTACGGCCGACGGTCGTATGGCGCTGCAGGCGAAGGGGCCGCCGATGAAGGCTCCCATCGGGACGATGCCGTGGTTTCAGGTTCCGGGACGGCGGAGCACTACTCATACCATCGTTTGCGGACACTGGTCGGCTTTGGGGTTTTACCGCACGCCCGGTCTCATCGCTCTCGATTCGGGCTGCGTGTGGGGCGGAAAACTCACCGCCGTGCGGCTCGAGGATGGTGCGGTGTTTCAGGTGCAGGCTTAG